A single Fibrobacter sp. DNA region contains:
- a CDS encoding DEAD/DEAH box helicase — MDFGYSGNTWWSKKWLETLLQNAQSETITTALRYFSRGQLSSLEIADNRIVSHVRGPNGGSHDNYIVFPKIPKEKTDVLVSLLKQQPTELRALSNDTLNQSLELLLSKCGITLFDSADAVKMGCGCKDSQPCKYVITTFLGIAKEMVDNPFVLFKIHGMDIEFLKDLKIEQTEVMEAPYESALVQGVRGVPTEKDDLIADQENSNGRVPEINFDEWHDYSRILPAMLQNFPDFCPAGNFRKSFADEMEFCRKYYSEFETFYDFAEQFRLYNNKTFMMEGESLQVVHSDGWKWHFIQAKDGQVISSDLSVETAMGALCALSRGNFFMHHVTVRFLHRALMAAFHLVKTGAIYPQVFWIGKDVAQMRWLPAEMLPDVLAVVAEFEKFAPASIALLDRDEDRQLLLSPAEHILSLFIGQLLRFARKFKPQTQKSKHENLLVFFFNCISGKLANNAHAIPGKIQQWFSVYSSLDFRAQILFSCSEIGNEIALDVFVLDDTGTGSVRTPLAALFESNDSRLLSILSILNGIAEAFKPMEKYLERKASSSIIMHGAELLDFLQNSLKKLEVLGIQAELPKSLMNVGRPKTQMRVQGTMSYGAFKAQDLLDFDWEVAIGDEEISAEEFLKLAKNAEGLLKYKSQYIHITDEDLKNLQERVEKKQSGEPDKEITQAKLVQACLTGQCESVGVTLTDQMKSQIEAWRGESEIELPTGLNATLRPYQLRGYSWMYKNLDMGFGCILADDMGLGKTLQVITYLLKIKQEGKLDDNKALVVLPAGLLCNWQMEIRKFAPELTFMPYHGGSRDLQKFNADVLLTTYATFRKDVDKLKERQWQVVIIDEAQNIKNADSDQSKLLRSMQAPMKIAMSGTPVENRLLEFWTIMDFCNRGILPSASEFHERFEIPIQKNGSQPVAEQFRKITAPFMLRRLKTDKSIISDLPDKIIQDEYAELTKSQAILYKTTLDKFLADLELEEMMREQAAATSGVSDGGASGAGNSSFKRKGIILQMILALKQICNHPATYIKGTRREVAGSRNEAQDSSENSATEPEATPVLESGKLQMLIDLLRTIQEQGEKTIIFTQFTEMGNLLKSSIKEELGIAANFYHGGCTQSQRNSMVQDFQENPESKVLILSLKAAGTGLNLTAASQVIHYDLWWNPAIEAQATDRAFRIGQKKNVQVHRFITKGTFEEKINALLESKRAIAELTVNAGETWIADLDDSALSEVFGLDNSVV, encoded by the coding sequence ATGGATTTTGGATATTCCGGAAATACTTGGTGGAGCAAGAAATGGCTGGAAACTCTGCTGCAAAATGCGCAGAGCGAAACCATCACTACGGCCCTTCGATACTTCAGTCGAGGCCAGCTCTCCTCCCTGGAAATCGCCGACAACCGAATCGTCTCCCATGTCAGAGGGCCAAACGGCGGATCTCACGACAACTATATCGTCTTCCCAAAAATTCCCAAGGAAAAGACCGACGTTCTAGTCAGCCTCCTGAAACAGCAACCCACCGAACTAAGGGCATTATCCAACGACACCTTAAACCAGTCCCTGGAATTGCTGTTGTCCAAATGCGGAATTACGCTGTTCGATTCCGCCGATGCTGTAAAAATGGGCTGCGGCTGTAAGGATTCTCAGCCTTGCAAGTACGTCATCACCACATTCCTGGGTATCGCCAAGGAAATGGTGGACAACCCCTTCGTCCTATTCAAGATCCACGGAATGGATATTGAATTCTTGAAGGATCTGAAAATTGAACAGACGGAAGTCATGGAAGCGCCTTACGAAAGCGCCCTGGTTCAAGGCGTAAGGGGCGTGCCCACGGAAAAGGACGACCTCATCGCGGACCAGGAAAATTCCAACGGTCGCGTTCCCGAAATCAATTTTGACGAATGGCACGACTACTCCAGAATTCTCCCGGCCATGTTGCAGAACTTCCCGGACTTCTGCCCCGCAGGCAATTTCCGCAAAAGTTTCGCCGACGAAATGGAGTTCTGCCGCAAGTACTATTCCGAATTCGAGACCTTCTACGATTTCGCGGAACAGTTCCGCCTATATAATAATAAGACATTCATGATGGAGGGAGAATCCCTTCAGGTGGTCCACTCCGACGGCTGGAAATGGCATTTCATCCAGGCCAAGGACGGCCAGGTCATCAGTTCCGACCTTTCCGTGGAAACTGCCATGGGCGCCCTCTGCGCCCTGAGCCGCGGAAACTTCTTTATGCACCACGTGACGGTGCGTTTCCTGCACCGCGCCCTGATGGCCGCATTCCATCTGGTAAAAACAGGCGCCATCTATCCCCAGGTCTTCTGGATTGGAAAGGACGTGGCACAGATGCGGTGGCTTCCGGCAGAAATGCTGCCCGACGTTTTGGCTGTGGTTGCAGAATTCGAGAAGTTCGCCCCCGCAAGCATCGCCCTGCTGGACCGCGACGAAGACCGACAGCTCCTGCTCTCCCCTGCAGAGCACATCCTTTCCCTTTTCATCGGACAACTGCTGCGATTCGCCCGAAAGTTCAAGCCCCAGACTCAAAAGAGCAAGCACGAAAACCTGCTGGTGTTTTTCTTCAACTGCATTTCCGGAAAGCTGGCCAACAACGCCCACGCCATTCCCGGAAAAATCCAGCAGTGGTTTTCCGTCTATAGCTCCCTGGATTTCCGCGCCCAGATTCTCTTCTCCTGCTCCGAGATTGGGAACGAAATTGCATTGGACGTTTTCGTTCTCGACGATACGGGAACAGGAAGTGTCCGCACGCCTCTCGCAGCACTTTTCGAAAGCAACGATTCCCGTTTACTATCCATCCTCAGCATTTTGAACGGAATTGCAGAAGCCTTCAAGCCCATGGAGAAATACTTGGAGCGGAAGGCCAGCAGTTCCATCATCATGCATGGTGCAGAACTTCTGGACTTCTTGCAGAACTCCCTCAAGAAGCTGGAGGTTCTTGGCATTCAGGCGGAACTGCCCAAGTCCTTGATGAACGTGGGTCGCCCGAAAACCCAGATGCGTGTGCAGGGCACCATGAGCTACGGCGCATTCAAGGCCCAAGACCTCCTGGATTTCGATTGGGAAGTGGCGATTGGCGACGAAGAAATTTCTGCCGAAGAATTCTTGAAACTTGCGAAAAATGCCGAGGGACTTTTGAAATACAAGTCCCAGTACATCCACATTACCGACGAGGATTTGAAGAACCTCCAGGAACGGGTGGAGAAGAAACAGTCCGGCGAACCGGACAAGGAAATCACCCAGGCGAAACTGGTGCAGGCATGCCTTACCGGCCAATGCGAAAGCGTGGGCGTCACCCTCACCGACCAGATGAAAAGCCAGATTGAAGCTTGGCGCGGCGAATCGGAAATCGAATTACCCACAGGTCTCAACGCCACACTGCGCCCCTACCAGCTGCGCGGCTATTCCTGGATGTACAAGAATCTGGATATGGGATTCGGTTGCATTCTCGCCGACGACATGGGCTTGGGAAAAACCTTGCAGGTCATCACCTACCTTCTGAAAATCAAGCAGGAAGGTAAACTGGACGATAACAAGGCCCTGGTAGTATTGCCCGCAGGTCTTTTGTGCAACTGGCAAATGGAAATCAGGAAGTTTGCTCCGGAGCTCACCTTTATGCCTTACCATGGCGGTTCCAGAGATTTGCAGAAGTTCAATGCCGACGTTCTTCTCACTACCTACGCAACCTTCCGCAAGGATGTGGACAAGCTTAAGGAACGCCAGTGGCAAGTCGTCATTATTGACGAAGCCCAGAACATCAAGAACGCAGACAGCGATCAAAGCAAACTGCTGCGATCCATGCAGGCTCCCATGAAGATCGCCATGAGCGGTACTCCCGTGGAAAACCGTCTGCTTGAATTCTGGACCATCATGGATTTCTGCAACCGCGGCATTCTCCCCAGTGCATCTGAATTCCACGAACGTTTTGAAATCCCTATTCAAAAGAATGGAAGTCAGCCTGTAGCGGAACAGTTCCGCAAGATTACGGCACCCTTTATGTTGCGCCGCCTCAAGACCGACAAGTCCATCATTAGCGACCTGCCAGACAAGATTATTCAGGATGAGTACGCGGAACTTACCAAGTCCCAGGCAATCCTGTACAAGACTACTTTGGACAAGTTCCTTGCCGACCTGGAACTTGAAGAGATGATGCGGGAACAGGCCGCAGCCACATCCGGCGTAAGCGACGGCGGCGCAAGTGGAGCCGGCAATTCCTCCTTCAAGCGCAAGGGCATCATCTTGCAGATGATTCTTGCCCTCAAGCAAATTTGCAACCACCCCGCAACCTATATAAAAGGCACGAGGCGCGAGGTTGCAGGTTCGAGGAACGAGGCGCAAGACTCCAGCGAAAATTCAGCAACTGAACCCGAAGCAACTCCGGTCCTGGAATCCGGCAAGTTGCAAATGCTTATTGACTTGCTAAGAACTATTCAGGAGCAGGGTGAAAAAACCATCATCTTTACGCAGTTCACCGAAATGGGCAATTTGCTGAAAAGTTCCATCAAGGAGGAACTGGGCATTGCGGCCAACTTCTATCACGGTGGCTGCACCCAGAGCCAGCGAAACTCCATGGTACAGGACTTCCAGGAAAATCCCGAGTCCAAGGTACTGATTCTTTCCTTGAAAGCAGCGGGCACCGGCCTCAACCTTACCGCAGCAAGCCAGGTCATCCATTACGATCTCTGGTGGAACCCCGCCATCGAAGCCCAGGCCACCGACCGCGCCTTCCGTATTGGCCAGAAGAAGAACGTTCAGGTTCACCGTTTCATCACCAAGGGAACCTTCGAAGAAAAGATTAACGCGTTGCTGGAATCCAAGAGGGCCATTGCGGAACTGACGGTGAACGCCGGTGAAACCTGGATCGCTGATCTTGACGACTCCGCCCTCAGCGAAGTCTTCGGCCTGGACAACAGCGTGGTTTAA